One Devosia lacusdianchii genomic window carries:
- a CDS encoding epoxide hydrolase family protein, translating into MTNQTDLTRRQFVAGIAAATLATALANPTTANSDGVEAMTITPFKIAISDEQIADLKRRLATARLPNVLTTDWSRGQPVPFIKELVDQWANGYDWRKHEAELNRYPQFLTEIDGQTIHFLHVKSVEPNAFPLILTHGWPSSIAEFLDIIGPLTDPRAHGLDPALAFDLVIPSLPGYGFSTPLSSTGWDAGRTAKAWATLMDRLGYKKWGAQGGDVGALVGRELGALNPEGLAGIHLQQIFAFPSGAAGEMEKLTPFEMAGFANFEKFQKYSGYADIQSKRPGTLAYGLVDSPVGQLAWNSELFFGFEGNAAQSFDRERFLTHVSIYWFTNTASGAGDNYFENAQTGAGYRELPNPVPTAVAVFPDDFRSVRVFAERSNNIVQWTEMAEGGHFAASDAPEALVNDMRTFFAKVR; encoded by the coding sequence ATGACCAACCAAACCGACCTTACTCGCCGCCAGTTTGTCGCCGGGATTGCCGCCGCAACCTTGGCCACCGCACTGGCCAACCCCACCACAGCCAATTCAGACGGAGTAGAAGCGATGACCATCACCCCCTTCAAAATTGCCATCTCTGACGAGCAGATCGCCGACCTCAAGCGCCGCCTAGCGACAGCCCGCCTGCCCAACGTCCTGACCACCGACTGGAGCCGTGGCCAGCCCGTCCCTTTCATCAAGGAACTCGTCGATCAGTGGGCAAATGGCTACGACTGGCGCAAGCACGAAGCCGAACTCAACCGTTATCCGCAATTCCTGACTGAGATTGACGGGCAGACCATCCACTTCCTGCACGTCAAATCTGTGGAGCCCAATGCCTTCCCGCTGATCCTGACCCATGGTTGGCCATCGAGCATCGCCGAATTCCTCGACATTATCGGGCCGCTGACGGACCCGCGCGCGCACGGCCTCGATCCGGCATTGGCCTTCGATCTGGTCATCCCCTCCCTGCCCGGCTACGGCTTCTCGACGCCGCTGTCGAGCACCGGTTGGGACGCTGGCCGCACGGCCAAGGCCTGGGCGACGCTGATGGATCGCCTGGGTTACAAAAAGTGGGGCGCTCAGGGCGGCGACGTCGGCGCGTTGGTCGGCCGCGAACTCGGCGCCCTCAATCCCGAAGGGCTGGCCGGCATCCATCTGCAACAGATATTCGCCTTCCCCAGCGGCGCTGCTGGCGAAATGGAAAAGCTGACGCCGTTCGAGATGGCCGGCTTCGCCAATTTCGAAAAGTTCCAAAAGTACTCGGGCTACGCTGACATTCAGTCCAAGCGCCCGGGCACGCTGGCCTACGGCCTTGTCGACTCACCGGTCGGGCAACTGGCGTGGAACAGCGAACTGTTCTTCGGCTTCGAGGGCAATGCAGCGCAGAGCTTCGACCGCGAACGCTTCCTCACACATGTGTCGATCTACTGGTTCACCAATACCGCGAGCGGCGCCGGCGACAACTACTTCGAAAACGCCCAGACAGGGGCTGGCTATCGCGAACTGCCCAATCCGGTGCCGACCGCGGTTGCGGTCTTCCCCGACGACTTCCGTTCGGTGCGGGTCTTCGCCGAGCGCTCCAACAACATCGTGCAGTGGACCGAAATGGCCGAGGGCGGACATTTCGCAGCGTCCGACGCCCCCGAAGCTCTGGTCAACGACATGCGGACGTTCTTCGCCAAGGTCCGCTGA
- a CDS encoding carbohydrate ABC transporter permease — protein MTATTMTTASDARTTAARVPGNPFAVVRRALVYILLSIAAFISVFPFLWMIVGATNTSAEIIKGKISPGGAFLTNAMTFFNQVDALRIFWNSGFIAVVATVLTLAISSLAGYGFEMFRSRVREGIFGLLLLLLSIPFAAMMVPLFVMFSQAKLVNTYVAVILPTVASIFIIFYFRQATKAFPSELRDAAKIDGLKEWQIFLYVYLPVMRSTYAAATIIVFMSNWNNYLWPLIVLQTAENKTITLILSALTSAYTPDYGMILFGTVLATLPTLIIFFLLQRRFVEGMLGAVK, from the coding sequence ATGACAGCCACAACGATGACCACGGCAAGTGATGCCAGAACCACCGCTGCGCGCGTGCCGGGCAACCCGTTTGCCGTGGTCCGCCGCGCTCTTGTCTACATCCTGCTGTCGATCGCGGCCTTCATTTCGGTTTTCCCGTTCCTGTGGATGATCGTGGGCGCGACCAATACGTCGGCGGAAATTATCAAGGGCAAGATATCCCCCGGCGGCGCTTTCCTGACCAATGCGATGACGTTCTTCAACCAGGTCGATGCGCTGCGCATCTTCTGGAATTCCGGCTTCATCGCCGTCGTCGCCACCGTGCTGACACTCGCGATCTCTTCGCTGGCCGGATATGGCTTCGAAATGTTCCGCTCACGCGTCCGCGAAGGCATTTTCGGACTGCTACTGCTGCTGCTCTCGATCCCCTTCGCGGCGATGATGGTGCCGCTCTTCGTGATGTTCTCGCAGGCCAAGCTGGTGAATACCTATGTCGCGGTGATCCTGCCGACCGTCGCCTCGATCTTCATCATCTTCTACTTCCGCCAGGCCACCAAGGCCTTCCCCAGCGAGCTGCGCGATGCCGCCAAGATCGACGGGCTCAAGGAGTGGCAGATCTTCCTCTACGTCTATCTACCGGTGATGCGCTCGACCTATGCGGCGGCGACGATCATCGTCTTCATGTCGAACTGGAACAATTATCTGTGGCCGCTGATCGTGCTGCAGACGGCCGAGAACAAGACCATCACGCTGATCCTGTCGGCGCTGACCTCGGCGTATACGCCCGATTACGGGATGATCCTGTTCGGCACGGTTCTCGCCACACTGCCCACACTCATCATTTTCTTCCTGCTCCAGCGCCGCTTCGTCGAAGGCATGCTGGGCGCGGTCAAATAA
- a CDS encoding helix-turn-helix domain-containing protein — protein sequence MQQVTLWEGSTSPIVRSITRTVYVGSGIHMMVPDGCWDIAIIRNSSGTLVLRTGQTTPPVPFTYRDGDEVLAISFRASTFMPLMSGESMRDKGVALGGIGKDRFWLGTDVVEIPTFDNVDGFVERLLRNELVQENGLVASVVSGNPAAATTRTMQRHFLKTTGLTPKAYSQIDRAQKAVELLRSGQSAADVAFSLGFSDQPHLIRSLQAITGRTPRQIASAAFV from the coding sequence ATGCAGCAGGTCACCCTATGGGAGGGATCGACTTCACCCATCGTGAGGTCCATCACCCGCACGGTCTATGTCGGCTCCGGCATCCACATGATGGTGCCCGACGGGTGCTGGGATATTGCGATCATCCGCAACAGTAGCGGTACCTTGGTGTTGCGGACCGGCCAGACGACCCCGCCGGTGCCATTCACGTATCGCGACGGCGACGAGGTTTTGGCCATTTCGTTCAGGGCCAGCACCTTCATGCCGCTGATGTCGGGAGAAAGCATGCGCGACAAGGGGGTGGCGCTAGGCGGCATTGGCAAGGACCGCTTCTGGCTCGGCACCGATGTGGTTGAAATCCCCACATTCGACAATGTCGACGGCTTCGTCGAACGCCTGTTGCGAAATGAACTGGTGCAGGAGAACGGACTGGTCGCCTCGGTTGTGTCGGGCAACCCAGCCGCGGCCACGACGCGGACGATGCAACGGCATTTCCTGAAGACGACGGGGCTGACACCAAAAGCCTACAGCCAGATTGACCGAGCTCAAAAGGCGGTGGAGCTGTTGCGGTCCGGCCAAAGCGCAGCCGACGTGGCCTTCTCGCTTGGTTTTTCCGACCAGCCCCACCTCATTCGCTCGCTACAAGCCATCACGGGTAGAACGCCGCGCCAGATAGCCAGCGCGGCGTTCGTTTAG
- a CDS encoding CHASE2 domain-containing protein — MWKQRLSALLFGAIVVAVLILLRAGDPYAVRVARETTFDVFQQIKPRSAPDDLPVRIIDIDEASLAAVGQWPWSRETMALIARRLTELGAAAIAFDVLFPEPDRLSASGADNDAGFARALAAGPNILVMSRAVLGGPAPAPKAGFAMTGADPLASLPMLDGVAAPLPILAAAAPGLGVASLDREGAGIARRLPLLWSNGTAPLPTLSVEALRVAQGASTLVVLGDTAGAGTVEGLRIGDFTVPTGPSGDMWLYYRELPASTYIPARELLGEGYADLAPSLAGHIVLVGASAAGLLDIRASALGEAVPGVSIHLQALEQMLSGTFLQRADWVGGLELLVIAVTGLAVVVALILMGPMVGLIFSALLAAVVVAGSWFAFARLGVLLDPSFALFAALVSYAAMAFFRYAVTDADKRRIRRAFAHYIEPSLLTQLEADGNLLKLGGDVREMTVMFSDVRNFTALSERTEPADLVGILNRLFAALGAAIVAHLGTIDKFMGDAVMAFWNAPVTVPGHARKACEAALDMRKALRQLNAAQPDAEAISIGIGISTGPALVGNMGFEARFDYSCIGDTVNVASRIEGACKVVCYDILVTAETREAAPELAFLDAGSTVLKGISEPEPIYLLVGPESLAQSPEFNALEKTHAALLAQWARGDFSVDEIAGCRALAVVIDPRLGDFYDACRDRLGDFRSAVPALAG, encoded by the coding sequence ATGTGGAAGCAGCGTCTTTCGGCACTGCTGTTTGGCGCCATCGTCGTCGCCGTCCTGATCCTGCTGCGGGCCGGCGATCCCTATGCGGTCCGGGTGGCGCGCGAGACGACCTTCGATGTTTTTCAGCAGATCAAGCCGCGATCGGCGCCGGACGATCTGCCGGTGCGCATCATCGATATTGACGAGGCTTCGTTAGCGGCAGTGGGGCAGTGGCCGTGGTCGCGTGAGACCATGGCCCTGATCGCCCGGCGCCTGACGGAGCTGGGCGCAGCCGCAATAGCCTTCGACGTGCTGTTTCCCGAGCCCGACCGGCTATCGGCGTCGGGCGCGGATAATGATGCCGGCTTCGCGCGGGCGCTGGCGGCGGGGCCCAATATTCTGGTTATGAGCCGCGCCGTGCTCGGTGGGCCGGCGCCCGCGCCCAAGGCGGGATTTGCTATGACCGGTGCCGATCCGCTCGCCAGCCTGCCCATGCTGGATGGCGTCGCCGCACCTTTGCCTATTCTTGCCGCCGCCGCCCCGGGTCTCGGCGTCGCCAGCCTTGATCGCGAGGGGGCGGGGATCGCGCGCCGCCTGCCACTGTTGTGGTCCAACGGTACGGCGCCGCTGCCGACCTTGTCGGTCGAGGCCCTGCGGGTGGCGCAGGGCGCGTCGACCTTGGTCGTGCTGGGCGACACTGCTGGGGCAGGAACGGTCGAGGGACTGAGGATTGGCGACTTTACCGTTCCGACCGGACCCAGCGGCGACATGTGGCTCTACTACCGGGAATTGCCCGCATCCACCTACATCCCGGCCCGCGAACTGCTGGGTGAAGGCTATGCCGACCTAGCGCCCTCGTTGGCTGGTCACATCGTTCTTGTCGGTGCGTCGGCGGCTGGTTTGCTCGACATTCGCGCCAGCGCCCTTGGCGAGGCGGTGCCGGGCGTTTCGATCCACTTGCAGGCGTTGGAACAGATGCTGTCCGGCACATTCCTGCAGCGGGCCGACTGGGTTGGCGGGCTTGAACTGCTGGTTATCGCCGTGACGGGCCTAGCCGTTGTCGTGGCGTTGATACTGATGGGCCCCATGGTGGGGCTGATCTTCTCAGCGCTGCTGGCTGCGGTGGTAGTCGCCGGAAGCTGGTTTGCCTTTGCCCGGCTTGGCGTGCTGTTGGACCCCAGCTTTGCCTTGTTCGCGGCGCTGGTTTCCTACGCCGCCATGGCCTTCTTCCGCTATGCGGTGACCGACGCGGACAAGCGCCGCATCCGTCGGGCCTTTGCCCACTACATCGAGCCTTCATTGCTGACCCAGCTCGAAGCCGATGGCAACCTGCTCAAGCTGGGCGGCGATGTGCGCGAGATGACGGTGATGTTTTCCGACGTCCGCAACTTCACCGCCCTCAGCGAGCGCACAGAGCCCGCCGATCTCGTCGGCATCCTCAACCGGCTGTTCGCGGCGCTTGGAGCGGCGATCGTCGCGCATCTGGGGACTATCGACAAGTTCATGGGCGACGCCGTCATGGCCTTCTGGAATGCGCCAGTGACAGTGCCCGGCCATGCGCGCAAGGCCTGCGAGGCTGCCCTCGATATGCGCAAGGCGCTGCGGCAGCTCAACGCGGCCCAGCCGGACGCCGAAGCCATTTCTATCGGTATCGGCATTTCCACCGGCCCGGCGCTGGTGGGTAATATGGGGTTCGAGGCGCGCTTCGACTATTCGTGCATTGGCGACACCGTCAACGTCGCGAGCCGTATCGAGGGCGCCTGCAAGGTGGTCTGCTACGACATCCTCGTCACCGCGGAAACACGAGAGGCGGCGCCGGAATTGGCGTTTCTCGACGCGGGGTCGACCGTGCTCAAGGGCATCAGCGAGCCCGAACCGATTTACTTGCTGGTCGGCCCCGAAAGCCTGGCGCAATCGCCGGAATTCAACGCACTGGAGAAGACGCATGCGGCGCTGCTGGCGCAGTGGGCCAGGGGCGACTTCAGCGTTGATGAGATCGCGGGCTGCCGCGCGTTGGCCGTGGTCATCGATCCCCGGCTCGGCGACTTCTACGACGCCTGCCGCGACCGGCTGGGTGATTTCCGAAGCGCCGTGCCGGCACTGGCTGGATGA
- a CDS encoding GH116 family glycosyl-hydrolase produces MGRSAYFTYSADSTRNVIFPLGGIGAGCIGIGGDGRLRDWEIYNRPSKGSVNGFSHFAVRAEKEGKVLDTRVLHGPFQGSLTGDFLGRPFNSFGFGVRREHMAGFPSFESSTVSGPYPVATLDFADSRFPGAVRMQAFSPFMPLNSRESSLPTAMFEFTLTNTDSEALDYTLLGCLGFDFKADALVTAEKRGDRTLIVGRSAIDPKSTAYSELSIATDCDQTSYQRHFYRGSWFDALEVYWQDISAPGELKDRWYYKDESAARMSGSRAMAEHSTLACHVHVPAGESRTVRVAISWYVPNVSKYWISQNALLDEPRDVPTTWKNYYATQWDSAATVSDVTMTNWDRFADATKSFQDELGRSSLPDPVLDAVSANLSILKTATVLRLEDGTFYGWEGCHPDAGSCEGSCTHVWNYQQALPFLFPDLERSMREADFSFNQIAETGGMAFRLSLPLGIGTANDRPCADGQFGNVLKAYRDWKLTGDARWLKQMWPHVKAAVAYAWHPGNYDKWDPEKTGVLTGRQHHTLDMELFGPSSWLNGFYLAALLAGAEMGEAAGDTETAAEFRQIYGRGREWMHEHLFNGEYFIQQVDLHDRKQLAPYDQKGRGSNIVRGSIYDLYWSQEHGQVKYQIGQGCEIDQVVAQWHASLYGLGDVFEPEKFASAVRAIYQHNFKKRLGDEANPCRVFGLEHEAGTLMCAWPAGVERPAIPVPYSQETMHGFEYAFGCQLMMIGELEKGIEVFAAVRDRYRGHNRNPWNEIECGSNYARSMASYAAVLVLSGFEFDLAKGRMAFAPKIRAGASFYSIWSTGTAWGSIDIKDGEARLTVLDGGLELSEIAIQSVRHTPANGLQAGESLVIADPAISIGALPDLTTQN; encoded by the coding sequence ATGGGTCGCTCGGCCTACTTCACCTATTCCGCTGACAGCACCAGAAATGTCATCTTTCCCTTGGGTGGCATCGGCGCGGGCTGCATTGGCATTGGCGGCGACGGACGCCTGCGCGATTGGGAGATTTACAACCGCCCCTCCAAGGGCAGTGTGAACGGCTTCTCCCATTTCGCCGTCCGCGCCGAGAAAGAGGGCAAAGTCCTCGATACGCGAGTCCTCCACGGGCCGTTCCAGGGATCGCTCACGGGCGATTTCCTGGGGCGGCCTTTCAACTCGTTTGGCTTCGGCGTGCGCCGCGAGCATATGGCCGGCTTCCCCAGCTTCGAGAGCAGCACCGTCTCCGGGCCCTATCCGGTCGCCACGCTGGATTTTGCCGATAGCCGCTTCCCGGGTGCGGTGCGGATGCAGGCGTTCAGCCCGTTCATGCCGCTCAACAGCCGCGAATCGAGCCTGCCCACCGCCATGTTCGAGTTCACGCTGACCAATACGGATAGCGAAGCGCTCGACTACACCCTGCTCGGCTGCCTCGGCTTCGACTTCAAGGCCGACGCTCTGGTGACCGCCGAGAAGCGTGGCGATCGCACGCTCATCGTCGGCCGCTCGGCCATCGACCCCAAGAGCACAGCCTATAGCGAACTCTCCATCGCCACCGATTGCGACCAGACCAGCTATCAGCGCCACTTCTACCGCGGGAGCTGGTTCGACGCGCTGGAGGTCTATTGGCAGGACATTTCTGCGCCCGGCGAGCTGAAGGATCGCTGGTACTACAAGGACGAAAGCGCGGCCCGCATGTCGGGCAGCCGGGCCATGGCCGAGCACAGCACGCTGGCCTGCCACGTCCACGTTCCGGCCGGCGAAAGCCGCACGGTGCGTGTCGCCATCTCCTGGTATGTGCCCAATGTCAGCAAATACTGGATCTCGCAGAACGCTCTGCTCGATGAGCCGCGTGATGTTCCGACCACCTGGAAGAACTACTACGCCACTCAGTGGGACAGCGCGGCCACCGTCTCCGATGTGACCATGACCAATTGGGACCGGTTCGCCGATGCCACCAAGTCCTTCCAGGATGAGCTCGGCCGTTCATCGCTGCCGGACCCGGTTCTGGATGCGGTTTCGGCCAACCTCTCCATCCTCAAGACCGCGACCGTGCTGCGACTGGAGGACGGAACCTTCTATGGCTGGGAAGGCTGTCATCCCGATGCCGGTTCATGCGAAGGCAGCTGCACCCATGTGTGGAACTACCAGCAGGCGCTGCCCTTCCTGTTCCCTGACCTCGAACGCAGCATGCGCGAGGCCGATTTCTCCTTCAACCAGATCGCCGAAACCGGGGGCATGGCCTTCCGGCTCAGCCTGCCGCTCGGTATCGGTACGGCCAATGATCGGCCCTGTGCCGACGGCCAGTTCGGCAACGTGCTCAAGGCCTATCGCGACTGGAAGCTCACCGGCGACGCTAGGTGGCTCAAGCAGATGTGGCCGCATGTCAAGGCCGCGGTGGCCTATGCCTGGCATCCCGGGAATTACGACAAGTGGGATCCCGAAAAGACCGGCGTGCTGACGGGTCGCCAGCATCACACGCTGGACATGGAGCTGTTTGGTCCCAGCTCATGGCTCAACGGCTTCTATCTCGCGGCGCTGCTGGCCGGCGCCGAGATGGGCGAGGCAGCGGGGGACACGGAGACCGCTGCCGAGTTCCGGCAGATCTACGGACGTGGCCGCGAATGGATGCATGAGCACCTGTTCAACGGTGAGTACTTCATCCAGCAGGTGGACCTGCACGACCGCAAGCAACTGGCTCCATACGATCAGAAGGGGCGCGGCTCGAACATCGTTCGCGGCTCGATCTACGATCTTTATTGGAGCCAGGAGCACGGCCAGGTCAAATACCAGATCGGGCAAGGCTGCGAGATCGATCAGGTTGTCGCGCAGTGGCATGCCAGCCTCTATGGGCTGGGTGACGTGTTCGAGCCTGAAAAGTTCGCCTCGGCCGTTCGCGCCATCTACCAGCATAACTTCAAGAAGCGCCTGGGCGACGAAGCTAATCCCTGCCGTGTTTTCGGACTTGAGCATGAAGCCGGCACGCTGATGTGTGCCTGGCCGGCGGGTGTCGAGCGCCCCGCTATCCCGGTGCCCTACAGCCAGGAGACCATGCACGGCTTCGAATACGCGTTCGGTTGCCAGCTCATGATGATCGGCGAACTCGAGAAGGGCATCGAAGTCTTTGCGGCGGTGCGCGATCGCTATCGCGGTCACAATCGCAACCCGTGGAACGAGATCGAATGCGGCTCCAACTACGCCCGTTCAATGGCGAGCTACGCCGCCGTGCTGGTGCTGTCGGGCTTCGAGTTCGACCTGGCCAAGGGCCGCATGGCCTTCGCCCCCAAGATCCGCGCAGGCGCTTCGTTCTATTCGATCTGGTCGACCGGCACCGCCTGGGGATCGATCGACATCAAGGACGGCGAGGCACGCCTCACGGTTCTCGACGGTGGACTGGAGCTGTCCGAAATCGCCATCCAGAGCGTGCGGCATACACCGGCCAACGGCCTTCAGGCTGGCGAGAGCCTGGTGATTGCCGACCCGGCCATCAGCATCGGCGCACTGCCCGATCTTACAACGCAAAACTGA
- a CDS encoding helix-turn-helix domain-containing protein, with the protein MAQRAYYEPGTNGVERLPTELNMFHASPLLMRAPHWHAQVEVNYIVKGWAHYRMSGHEVRFAAGDLALFWGGLPHCLDDASDDLVYAGGHLPLVHFFRLRLPQDVQSKLMQGATLVTHATDASDPLNFARWNEYARSGDPMKASMAVDELLLRIERIRFDAYTLLPGAADVVSAVDGLDHHSSPIVVRICEFITDNFREEIDSSDIASAADIHPKYAMNVFKKSTGMTLNDYVNLMRLSYAQALLIQDEANVLQVAMDSGFGSLSAFNKSFRKIAGMSPTDFRRELRCRPSTPVAVRANAFGPIN; encoded by the coding sequence ATGGCACAAAGGGCGTATTACGAACCCGGAACTAACGGGGTTGAGCGCCTGCCGACCGAACTGAACATGTTCCACGCCTCGCCGCTGCTGATGCGCGCGCCGCATTGGCACGCGCAGGTCGAGGTCAACTATATCGTCAAAGGCTGGGCGCATTACCGGATGAGCGGCCACGAAGTGCGCTTCGCCGCCGGCGACCTGGCGCTGTTCTGGGGCGGCTTGCCGCATTGCCTCGACGATGCGTCGGACGATCTGGTTTATGCTGGTGGACACCTGCCGCTGGTGCACTTCTTTCGCCTGCGTCTGCCGCAGGACGTGCAGTCCAAGCTGATGCAAGGTGCCACGCTGGTGACCCATGCCACCGATGCTTCGGACCCCCTTAATTTTGCTCGCTGGAACGAATATGCGCGGTCGGGCGATCCAATGAAGGCAAGCATGGCGGTCGATGAGCTGCTGCTGCGCATCGAGCGTATCCGCTTCGATGCCTATACCCTGCTGCCAGGCGCGGCCGACGTCGTCAGCGCGGTCGATGGCCTCGACCATCACTCATCGCCCATCGTGGTCCGGATCTGTGAGTTCATCACCGATAACTTCCGGGAAGAGATCGACTCGAGCGACATAGCCTCTGCCGCCGACATCCATCCCAAATACGCGATGAACGTGTTCAAGAAGTCGACGGGTATGACCCTCAATGACTACGTGAACCTGATGCGCCTGAGCTATGCTCAGGCTCTGCTGATCCAGGACGAAGCGAATGTGTTGCAAGTCGCAATGGATAGCGGCTTTGGTTCACTCAGTGCATTCAATAAGTCCTTCCGCAAGATCGCCGGCATGTCGCCCACCGACTTCCGCCGCGAGCTGCGCTGCCGGCCCAGTACGCCGGTTGCGGTGAGGGCCAACGCCTTCGGACCGATCAACTAG
- a CDS encoding carbohydrate ABC transporter permease produces MAGWGFIAPALILLGLFMIYPIIWSLWMSFQVGKGMNLSFGGLANIERLTKDPVFLRALGNTFTFFIVQVPIMIVLALLFAVALNDSTLRFRGLFRTAIFLPCVTSLIAYSTVFKSMFAGDGVVNQTLMALHLINTPISWFGDPFWAKVVIILAITWRWTGYNMIFYLAALQNIDRSIYEAARIDGVPAWARFRYLTIPMLKPVILFTTVISTIGTLQLFDEVYNFTAGSGGPSDSTVTLSLYIYNLTFKFMPSFGYSATVSWVIVVLVGILSLIQFLVARDRRSA; encoded by the coding sequence ATGGCCGGGTGGGGATTTATCGCCCCTGCCCTCATCCTGCTCGGATTGTTCATGATCTACCCCATTATCTGGTCGCTCTGGATGAGCTTCCAGGTCGGCAAGGGCATGAATCTCAGCTTCGGCGGCTTGGCCAATATCGAGCGCCTCACCAAGGACCCGGTCTTCCTCAGGGCCTTGGGCAATACCTTCACCTTCTTCATCGTCCAGGTTCCGATCATGATCGTTCTCGCACTGCTTTTTGCAGTTGCGCTGAACGACAGCACCTTGCGCTTTCGTGGCCTGTTCCGCACCGCGATCTTCCTGCCCTGCGTTACCTCGCTGATCGCCTACTCGACCGTGTTCAAGTCGATGTTCGCGGGTGACGGCGTCGTCAACCAGACGCTGATGGCCTTGCATCTGATCAATACCCCGATCTCCTGGTTCGGCGATCCGTTCTGGGCCAAGGTCGTGATCATCCTCGCCATCACCTGGCGCTGGACCGGCTACAACATGATCTTCTACCTTGCGGCCCTGCAGAATATCGATCGCTCGATCTACGAAGCCGCGCGTATCGACGGCGTGCCCGCCTGGGCCCGGTTCCGCTATCTCACGATACCCATGCTGAAGCCGGTGATCCTGTTCACCACGGTCATTTCCACTATCGGCACGCTGCAGCTCTTCGACGAGGTCTACAACTTCACCGCGGGCTCGGGTGGGCCGTCGGATTCGACGGTGACGCTGTCGCTCTACATCTACAATCTCACCTTCAAGTTCATGCCCAGCTTCGGCTACTCGGCGACCGTGTCGTGGGTGATCGTCGTGCTGGTGGGGATTTTGAGCCTCATCCAATTCCTCGTCGCCCGTGACCGGAGGTCAGCATGA
- a CDS encoding ABC transporter substrate-binding protein, whose amino-acid sequence MNRIFSRRGRMLGLALASISFLTVAAATAGDVTVWVWDPNFNGAAMKEAATRYAAINPDANIIVDDSASQDDIRAKLQTQLLAGSTDGLPDIVLIQDDIAQKYLQSFPGSFEPLSDSIDMSAFAPYKVAAATFDGKSYSVPFDSGVSGLFYRSDYLEQAGFTAEDLNDITWDRLVEIGTEVKAKTGHLLLDLDMNDPGLIQMMMQSAGQWYFNADGSLNIIDNAPLKKALETFAKFYEADLVKPVSGWAEYTGAFTSGEVAAVAVGVWITGTIKANADQSGLWGIASTPRLDIEGSVNASNLGGSSWYVLASSDNKEEAIDFLKTIWASDVDFYQKILVGQGAVGSLLAAREGEAYKATDEFFGGAPVWQNFSDWLAEIPSVDYGVFTAEVRSAITAQLPAILDGGDIDAALQAINDQAQQQMQ is encoded by the coding sequence ATGAACCGCATTTTCTCGCGGCGCGGCCGTATGCTCGGCCTTGCTCTGGCCAGTATCAGCTTTCTCACCGTTGCAGCCGCTACGGCCGGCGACGTCACCGTCTGGGTGTGGGACCCGAACTTCAACGGCGCAGCGATGAAGGAAGCGGCCACACGGTACGCAGCGATCAACCCCGACGCCAATATCATCGTCGATGACTCGGCCAGCCAGGACGACATCCGCGCCAAGCTTCAGACCCAGCTTCTCGCCGGCAGCACCGATGGCCTGCCAGACATCGTGCTGATCCAGGACGATATCGCGCAAAAGTACCTCCAGTCCTTCCCCGGCTCGTTCGAGCCGCTGTCGGACTCCATCGATATGTCGGCCTTCGCCCCCTACAAGGTCGCTGCGGCCACCTTTGACGGCAAGTCCTACTCCGTTCCTTTCGACTCCGGCGTTTCGGGCCTCTTCTACCGCTCGGACTATCTTGAGCAGGCCGGCTTCACCGCCGAAGACCTCAACGACATCACGTGGGACCGCCTGGTCGAGATCGGCACCGAAGTGAAGGCCAAGACCGGCCATCTGCTGCTCGACCTCGACATGAACGACCCCGGCCTCATCCAGATGATGATGCAGTCGGCCGGCCAGTGGTATTTCAACGCCGATGGCAGCCTCAACATCATCGACAACGCGCCGCTCAAGAAGGCGCTGGAAACCTTCGCCAAGTTCTACGAAGCCGATCTGGTGAAGCCGGTTTCCGGCTGGGCCGAGTACACCGGCGCGTTCACCTCCGGCGAGGTCGCCGCGGTTGCCGTGGGTGTCTGGATCACCGGCACGATCAAGGCCAATGCCGATCAGTCCGGCCTGTGGGGCATCGCCTCGACGCCGCGCCTAGATATCGAAGGCTCGGTCAATGCCTCCAACCTCGGCGGCTCCAGCTGGTACGTCCTCGCCTCTTCCGACAATAAGGAAGAAGCGATCGACTTCCTCAAGACCATCTGGGCCAGCGATGTGGACTTCTACCAGAAGATCCTGGTCGGTCAGGGCGCCGTTGGTTCGCTCCTCGCGGCTCGCGAAGGCGAGGCCTACAAGGCAACCGACGAATTCTTCGGCGGTGCACCCGTGTGGCAGAACTTCTCCGACTGGCTCGCCGAAATCCCCAGCGTCGACTACGGCGTCTTCACCGCCGAAGTTCGTTCGGCCATCACGGCTCAGCTTCCGGCGATCCTCGACGGCGGCGATATCGACGCTGCCCTCCAGGCGATCAACGATCAGGCCCAGCAGCAGATGCAATAA